The Cryptosporangium phraense region CTGGGCGTCGATGCCGGCGGCGTCCAGAGCGACGCGGGCGCTGACGATCTCGCCGGCCAGCGTCACCGCCCGGTAGCCACTGACCGTCCGCCGGACGTCGGCCAGAGCCTCGCGGGAGAGCCGCTCGAGGTCGGCGACCTCGGCCTCGGCGCGGTCGGGATCGACGCGGATCAGCCGACCGGCGAGCTCGGCCTTCACCGTGATGACGGTCAGCGAGTGACCGAGGATGTCGTGCAGGTCACGGGCCGTCCGGGCCCGTTCCTCGGCCACCGCGAGCGCGGCCACGGTCTCCTGGGCCTGGATCAGGCTGACGTTCCGCGCGATCATCTGCCGGACGCCCCAGATCGCCAACGCGGACACCACGATGCCGAAGATCAGACCGGCGCCCGTGCTGTATCCGGGCACGAACAGGTCGAGCCCTACGGTCACGGCCAGCAGCGCCCCGACGACGCCGAACGCGGGGCGGAACGGCAGCACCATCATCGCCGCGGCGCTGAGGTAGACGAACGTGGCCAGCGCGTCGGCCCCCGAGGCCGGAACGGTCAGCGCGGCCAGCAGGATCAGCACGCTGGTCGCCACCCAGCCGCGCACGTACTCGTTCTCCCAGCGCTGAAAGCTCGACGACCGGACGAACGAGAAAATCAGCAGGTACCAGATCGCGAACGCGGCCAGCGCGACGACGCCGAGCACCCGGAGCACGACGTTGTGCTGCTCCCACGCCACCTGGAGTGGTTGGACCAGGTAGAACAGCCAGATCCCGCCGAACAGCCAGCCGAACTTCGCCATCCGGGGCGCACCCTGGAAGGCCGCGTTCGCCCGCGTCGGGTCGGCGGGGGCAGCGCCCAGCGCGGACCGGACCGGGTCGAGGTCGGTGGCGGTGGTCATGCCGGTCACGGTATCTCCGGTCGGGCGCGCGTCCCCATGACATCTGGCATGGCCCTAGACAGCAACCGAGCCGAACGCCAACATACATACGGTCAGGACTGCATCTTTTTGGGTTCCGCTTCCACTGCCGGAGGTGAAGACGTGCCCGACGAGCTCCCCGCCGAGGTACGGGTCCTGGTCGTCGGCGCCGGCTGCGGAGGACTCGCGGTCGCCGCGCACCTCCGCGCGGCCGGCTACCGGTCCGCCGGCGATCTGCTGATCATCGAGAAAGCCGACGAGGTCGGCGGCACCTGGCGCGACAACACGTATCCGGAGTGCGCCTGCGACGTGCAGTCGGTGCTGTACTCGTTCTCGTTCGCGCCGAACCCGGACTGGCCGAACTCGTACGGACGGCAGCCGGACATCCTCCGGTACCTGATCCGGACGACGCGGGAGTCCGGGCTGATCGACCACATCCGGTTCGGCTGCGAGCTGGTCGACGCGGTCTGGGACGGGACCCACTGGGTCGCGACGACGTCGCAGGGCACCGTGCGCGCGCAGGTGCTGGTCGCCGCGACCGGGGCGCTGTCGGCCCCGCGCCTGCCCGACCTGCCGGGGATCGGGACGTTCGCCGGCCAGGCGTTCCACTCGGCGCGCTGGGACCACTCGGTGCCGCTGGCCGGCCGGCGGGTCGGCGTCGTCGGCACCGGCGCGTCGGCGGTGCAGTTCGTGCCCGCGATCGCGCCCGAGGTCGGTCGCCTGACCGTGTTCCAGCGGACGCCCGGCTGGGTGTTGCCCCGGGGCGACCGGCCGTACGTCGCCGGGGAGCGGGCGCTGTACCGGCGCTGGCCGATCACCCAGAAGATCTCCCGCGGGACGACGTACGTGTACCGGGAGAGCATGGTCGTCGGCATGGCCCACGTGCCCCGGGCGTTACCGGCGTTCCAGCTGGTCGCCGAGACGCACCTCAAGCGTCAGGTGCGCGATCCCGAGCTGCGCGAGAAACTGCGGCCGCCGTTCCAGATCGGCTGCAAGCGCGCACTGCTCTCCGACGACTGGTTCCCGGCTCTGCAGCGGCCGAACGTCGAGCTGGTGACGGCGGCGGCGGCCGAGGTGACGCCGACCGGCGTCGTCGACGCGACCGGCCGCGGGCACGACCTCGACGTGCTGATCTTCGGTACCGGGTTCACGCCGACCGAGCCGCCGGTGGCGCGGCTGCTGACCGGCTCGGCCGGCCGGTCGCTGGCCGAGACCTGGGACGGCAGCCCGCGGGCGCACCTGGGCATCACCGTGCACGGGTTCCCGAACCTGTTCCTGATGTACGGCCCGAACACGAACCTCGGGCACAGCTCGATCATCTACATGCTCGAGTCGCAGGCCCGCTACGTCGTCGACGCGGTCCGGACGCTCGACCGGGGGCGGCTGGCGTCGGTCGAGGTCCGCGCGGAGGTGGAGTCGGCCGGGGCCGACGCCATGCAGCGGCAGCTCGCCCACTCGGTCTGGAACACCGGTGGCTGCGCGAGCTGGTACCTCGACCGCAACGGCCGCAACAGCGTGATGTGGCCGACGTTCACCTGGCGGTACCGGCAGCGCACCCGCCGCTTCGACCTCGACAGTTACCACCTGAAGGCGGTTTGAGTGCACTACGACGTCCTAGTGGTCGGCAGCGGGTTCGGCGGGAGCGTCACCGCGCTGCGGCTGACCGAGAAGGGGTACCGGGTCGGGGTACTGGAGGCCGGGCGCCGGTTCGACTCCGGCTCGTATCCGAAGACCTCGTGGGACCTGCGGCGGTACCTGTGGGCACCGCAGCTCGGGTGCTACGGGCTGCAGCGGATCCACCTGCTGCCCGACGTCCTGGTGATGGCCGGGGCGGGGGTCGGCGGTGGGTCGCTGAACTACGCGAACACGCTGTACCAGCCGCCGGCGTCGTTCTTCGAGGATCCGCAGTGGGCCGGCATCACCGACTGGGCGTCGGAGCTGGAGCCGCACTACGACCAGGCCCGACGGATGCTGGGCGTCACGCTCAACCCGACGGTGACGCCGGCCGACGTCGTGATGCGTCGCGTCGCCGACGAGATCGGGGCCGGCGACACCTGGCGCCCGACGCCGGTCGGGGTGTACTTCGGGCCGACGGGCGGAGACCCGTTCTTCGGCGGAGCGGGGCCGGACCGGGTGGCCTGCACCGAGTGCGGGTCGTGCATGACCGGCTGCCGGGTCGGGGCGAAGAACACGCTGACCCAGAACTACCTGTACCTGGCCGAGCAGGCCGGCGCCGAGGTGCACCCGCTCACCACCGTGCGCTCGATCCGCCCGGGCTGGACCGTCGAGACGGTCCGCAGTGGACGCCGATCACAGCGCCGGACGTTCACCGCCGACCACGTCGTGCTGGCGGCCGGGACCTACGGCACCCAGCGACTGCTGCACGCGATGAAGGACCGCGGGGCGCTGCCGAAGCTGTCGGGACGGCTCGGGCACCAGACCCGGACGAACTCCGAAGCGGTGCTGGCCGCCACCTCCCGGCACCGGCGAACCGACTACACCAGGGGCGTGGCGATCACGGCCTCTTTCCACCCGGACCCGACCACCCACGTCGAGCCCGTCCGCTACGGGCCGGGGAGCAACGTCATCGGGTTGCTGCAGACGCTGCTGGTGGACGGCGGGCGGGGTCCGCGCTGGCTCCGTGCGCTCAAGGTCGCGGCCCGCAATCCCGGGGCCCTGTGGCGCAGCCTGTCGGTGCGTCACTGGTCGGAGAGGACCGTGATCGCGCTGGTGATGCAGGAGCACGACGACTCGCTGGTCGTGTCGGGCAAGCGCGGCCTCCTCGGCGGGCAGCGGCTGCGGACCCGTCCCGGGCCGGGAGAACCGCCGCCGCGCTGGATCCCGGTCGGGCACGACGTCGTGCGCCGGTTGGCCCGCCTGGTCGAGGGGGATCCGGGCGGATCGTTCGCCGACCTCGCCAACATCCCGATGACCGCGCACTTCATCGGGGGCTGCGGCGTCGGGGCGTCGGCCGAGGAGGGCGTGATCGATCCGTACCACCGGGTGCACGGGTACCCGGGGCTGTCGATCGTGGACGGGTCGACCGTGTCGGCGAACCTCGGCGTGAACCCGGCCCTGACGATCACCGCGCTGGCCGAGCGGGCGTCGTCGTTCTGGCCCAACCGCGGCGAGGCGGATCCCCGGCCCGAGCCGGGAGCAGCCTACCGGCGGATCTCCCCGGTGGCGCCGGCCGACCCGGCGGTGCCCGCGCACGCCCCGGCCGCGCTGCTGTTTCCCACGATCCCGGTACGGGAGCAGTCGTGAGCCTGCGCGAGATCCCGA contains the following coding sequences:
- a CDS encoding sensor histidine kinase — translated: MTTATDLDPVRSALGAAPADPTRANAAFQGAPRMAKFGWLFGGIWLFYLVQPLQVAWEQHNVVLRVLGVVALAAFAIWYLLIFSFVRSSSFQRWENEYVRGWVATSVLILLAALTVPASGADALATFVYLSAAAMMVLPFRPAFGVVGALLAVTVGLDLFVPGYSTGAGLIFGIVVSALAIWGVRQMIARNVSLIQAQETVAALAVAEERARTARDLHDILGHSLTVITVKAELAGRLIRVDPDRAEAEVADLERLSREALADVRRTVSGYRAVTLAGEIVSARVALDAAGIDAQLPNALDDVPGERRELFGWVVREGVTNVIRHAAARKCVVRVTRTSVQVADDGRGPGWDASATAGPGATSEGNGLTGLRERVEAAGGTLVLGRSDLGGFLLRVTLDGAR
- a CDS encoding flavin-containing monooxygenase — translated: MPDELPAEVRVLVVGAGCGGLAVAAHLRAAGYRSAGDLLIIEKADEVGGTWRDNTYPECACDVQSVLYSFSFAPNPDWPNSYGRQPDILRYLIRTTRESGLIDHIRFGCELVDAVWDGTHWVATTSQGTVRAQVLVAATGALSAPRLPDLPGIGTFAGQAFHSARWDHSVPLAGRRVGVVGTGASAVQFVPAIAPEVGRLTVFQRTPGWVLPRGDRPYVAGERALYRRWPITQKISRGTTYVYRESMVVGMAHVPRALPAFQLVAETHLKRQVRDPELREKLRPPFQIGCKRALLSDDWFPALQRPNVELVTAAAAEVTPTGVVDATGRGHDLDVLIFGTGFTPTEPPVARLLTGSAGRSLAETWDGSPRAHLGITVHGFPNLFLMYGPNTNLGHSSIIYMLESQARYVVDAVRTLDRGRLASVEVRAEVESAGADAMQRQLAHSVWNTGGCASWYLDRNGRNSVMWPTFTWRYRQRTRRFDLDSYHLKAV
- a CDS encoding GMC oxidoreductase, yielding MHYDVLVVGSGFGGSVTALRLTEKGYRVGVLEAGRRFDSGSYPKTSWDLRRYLWAPQLGCYGLQRIHLLPDVLVMAGAGVGGGSLNYANTLYQPPASFFEDPQWAGITDWASELEPHYDQARRMLGVTLNPTVTPADVVMRRVADEIGAGDTWRPTPVGVYFGPTGGDPFFGGAGPDRVACTECGSCMTGCRVGAKNTLTQNYLYLAEQAGAEVHPLTTVRSIRPGWTVETVRSGRRSQRRTFTADHVVLAAGTYGTQRLLHAMKDRGALPKLSGRLGHQTRTNSEAVLAATSRHRRTDYTRGVAITASFHPDPTTHVEPVRYGPGSNVIGLLQTLLVDGGRGPRWLRALKVAARNPGALWRSLSVRHWSERTVIALVMQEHDDSLVVSGKRGLLGGQRLRTRPGPGEPPPRWIPVGHDVVRRLARLVEGDPGGSFADLANIPMTAHFIGGCGVGASAEEGVIDPYHRVHGYPGLSIVDGSTVSANLGVNPALTITALAERASSFWPNRGEADPRPEPGAAYRRISPVAPADPAVPAHAPAALLFPTIPVREQS